A DNA window from Fragaria vesca subsp. vesca linkage group LG3, FraVesHawaii_1.0, whole genome shotgun sequence contains the following coding sequences:
- the LOC101294054 gene encoding uncharacterized protein LOC101294054, with translation MATSQEQTNRARALWLTCLASALRTALACTIVAIITLYGPPSLRHQVALPAFSYVTVILIVPDATLGDTLRGFWLALYATIQSVGPGILSLWLIRPARLTTSTTVVAVGLAAFVVVLPGEATHLVSKRIALGQIVLVYVIAFIKGGSVDAIMHPVHVAASTAVGVLACVLALLVPFPRLASREVKQNSKLLVENASERLKLFVKAFCAEDNSSALASISQTKSLASTAIKLFQTIKRHQESMQWERFPLTLLRHSNFNPGNRLRGLEIPLKGMEMALSITPSFPVGVVDGDGELKSALLKLVEEQMSLNTSIPCEDAITVPESKPEIDIRCLQTLQTIPQTLQNLPPFFFLFCISLLHGNLSATSSSATTAQDKLVTHPKKEALTSCKQSVVWSNFYMKVNSKRVMAAFKCSLSVGLAVFFGLIFSKENGHWSGLPVAVSFTAAREATFKVANVKAQGTVLGTVYGVFGCFLFHKVLPIRILSLVPWFIFTSFLQRRKLYGQAGRILYGILHISTVIGAVLILGRTKFGTPSEFAIARITETFIGLSCSIFVELLLQPTRASTLAKVQLSRTLGALHECIDSVSLQFGRAQLEDSQKCLKLHVEELGKFIAEADVEPNFWFLPFHTASYGKLMSSLSKMMELLVFSGHAIGVVEQNSQFLEGSWKCIVAKMECDLELFKKMVGSLIICFRDITLLKSVTVLEKEGLDDQESGKSCDLELGKPQTLKAFRICGLVDEEMDKIVSSYLLHSKEAVGIIHCQQTEELKGQIVLCLSAIGFCVSGLIRATREIEEGIKELVQWENPSSHVNLYEISCKMHAHQK, from the exons ATGGCAACCTCTCAAGAGCAAACTAATCGTGCCCGAGCCTTGTGGCTAACATGCCTTGCTTCGGCCTTGCGAACCGCTCTAGCTTGCACCATAGTAGCCATCATCACCCTCTATGGCCCTCCCTCTCTCCGGCACCAAGTAGCCTTGCCTGCATTCTCCTACGTGACTGTCATCCTCATTGTTCCTGATGCAACTCTAGGTGACACATTGCGTGGATTCTGGCTCGCACTTTACGCTACTATCCAGAGCGTCGGGCCGGGTATATTGAGCCTATGGCTCATTAGACCGGCCCGCCTTACCACCAGCACAACGGTTGTGGCCGTTGGTTTGGCAGCATTTGTGGTGGTTCTGCCTGGAGAGGCTACTCATTTGGTGTCCAAACGCATAGCCTTGGGACAGATTGTGCTTGTATACGTGATTGCTTTCATAAAGGGTGGGAGCGTGGACGCCATCATGCACCCTGTGCATGTAGCAGCGAGTACGGCCGTTGGTGTCTTGGCTTGTGTTCTTGCTTTGTTGGTTCCATTCCCACGCTTGGCTAGCCGAGAG GTTAAACAGAACTCAAAGCTGCTCGTGGAGAATGCTTCGGAGAGGCTCAAGCTCTTTGTGAAGGCTTTCTGTGCAGAAGATAACTCATCTGCGCTTGCTTCAATTTCACAAACCAAGTCCTTGGCTTCTACAGCAATAAAGCTTTTCCAAACCATCAAACGCCACCAG GAAAGCATGCAATGGGAGAGATTTCCATTAACTCTTTTGAGACACAGCAACTTCAATCCGGGAAACAGATTGCGAGGTTTGGAGATTCCTTTGAAAGGAATGGAAATGGCATTGAGCATTACTCCTTCATTCCCAGTTGGGGTAGTGGATGGAGATGGAGAGCTCAAGAGTGCTCTACTTAAACTAGTAGAGGAGCAAATGAGCTTAAATACAAGCATTCCTTGTGAAGATGCAATAACTGTTCCTGAATCAAAACCAGAAATTGATATTAGGTGCCTCCAAACACTTCAAACCATCCCACAAACCCTACAGAATTTACCCCCATTTTTCTTTTTGTTTTGTATAAGTCTCCTTCATGGAAATTTATCAGCCACAAGTAGTTCTGCTACTACTGCACAGGACAAATTGGTGACTCACCCAAAAAAAGAAGCACTTACTTCATGTAAACAAAGTGTGGTATGGAGTAACTTCTACATGAAGGTAAATAGCAAAAGGGTTATGGCAGCTTTCAAGTGCTCACTTTCAGTAGGTCTAGCTGTGTTCTTTGGTTTGATATTCAGCAAAGAAAATGGCCACTGGTCAGGGCTCCCAGTTGCTGTAAGTTTCACCGCCGCTAGAGAAGCAACATTCAAAGTTGCAAATGTTAAAGCACAAGGGACTGTTTTGGGCACTGTATATGGAGTTTTTGGTTGTTTTTTGTTCCACAAGGTCTTACCCATTAGAATCTTATCTCTAGTTCCTTGGTTCATTTTCACCAGTTTTCTTCAGAGAAGAAAATTGTATGGCCAAGCTGGTCGTATTTT GTACGGGATATTACATATTTCTACAGTAATTGGAGCTGTACTAATTTTGGGCAGAACCAAGTTTGGGACTCCAAGTGAATTTGCCATAGCAAGAATCACAGAAACCTTCATTGGGTTATCGTGCTCAATTTTTGTCGAGCTGCTGTTGCAACCCACAAGAGCTTCCACTCTTGCAAAAGTTCAACTATCTAGGACTCTAGGGGCATTGCATGAGTGTATTGACTCAGTGAGTCTTCAATTTGGAAGAGCACAATTGGAAGACAGCCAAAAGTGTCTGAAACTTCATGTTGAAGAATTGGGGAAGTTCATTGCAGAAGCCGATGTGGAGCCTAATTTCTGGTTCTTACCTTTTCACACTGCTTCTTATGGAAAGCTCATGAGTTCGCTCTCCAAAATGATGGAGCTCCTGGTTTTTAGTGGTCATGCAATTGGAGTTGTTGAACAAAATTCACAATTTCTCGAGGGTTCTTGGAAATGCATTGTGGCTAAAATGGAATGTGATCTTGAACTTTTCAAGAAGATGGTTGGCTCTTTGATTATTTGCTTTAGAGACATCACACTGCTCAAGTCAGTAACGGTTCTCGAGAAGGAAGGGCTTGATGATCAAGAAAGTGGCAAATCTTGTGATCTCGAGTTAGGGAAACCGCAAACCCTAAAAGCATTCAGGATTTGTGGTTTAGTGGATGAAGAGATGGACAAGATTGTAAGTTCGTATCTTCTACACTCAAAGGAAGCTGTTGGTATAATTCATTGTCAGCAAACTGAGGAGCTCAAGGGCCAGATCGTTTTATGTTTGAGTGCTATAGGCTTCTGCGTAAGTGGTTTGATAAGAGCAACAAGAGAGATAGAAGAGGGAATTAAAGAACTTGTTCAATGGGAGAATCCTTCAAGCCACGTTAATTTGTATGAAATCTCTTGTAAGATGCATGCTCATCAAAAGTAA
- the LOC101294341 gene encoding UDP-glucuronic acid decarboxylase 1-like, which produces MATNSSNGEHQTTTKQPPLPSPLRFSKFFQSNMRILVTGGAGFIGSHLVDRLMENEKNEVIVVDNYFTGSKDNLKKWIGHPRFELIRHDVTETLLVEVDRIYHLACPASPIFYKYNPVKTIKTNVIGTLNMLGLAKRVGARILLTSTSEVYGDPLVHPQPESYWGNVNPIGVRSCYDEGKRVAETLMFDYHRQHGIEIRIARIFNTYGPRMNIDDGRVVSNFIAQALRDEPLTVQNPGTQTRSFCYVSDMVDGLIRLMEGEHTGPINIGNPGEFTMLELAETVKELINPQVEIKRVENTPDDPRQRKPDITKAKELLGWEPKITLREGLPLMEEDFRLRLGAAKKN; this is translated from the exons ATGGCTACCAATTCCTCCAATGGGGAGCACCAGACTACAACAAAGCAGCCTCCTTTGCCATCCCCTCTGCGTTTTTCCAAATTTTTTCAG TCGAATATGAGAATCTTAGTTACTGGAGGAGCTGGATTCATCGGTTCTCACCTGGTTGATAGATTAATGGAAAATGAAAAGAATGAG GTTATTGTTGTTGATAACTATTTCACTGGCTCCAAGGACAATCTTAAAAAATGGATTGGTCATCCCAGATTTGAGCTTATTCGTCATG ATGTCACTGAGACATTGTTGGTTGAGGTTGATCGGATATACCATCTTGCATGCCCAGCTTCTCCAATTTTCTACAAATATAATCCTGTAAAG ACAATAAAAACAAATGTGATTGGCACTCTAAACATGCTTGGACTTGCCAAGCGAGTTGGAGCGAG GATTTTGCTGACATCAACTTCAGAGGTATATGGAGATCCCCTTGTGCACCCGCAACCTGAGAGCTATTGGGGTAATGTTAACCCAATTG GAGTGAGGAGCTGCTATGATGAGGGCAAGCGTGTTGCTGAGACTTTGATGTTTGATTATCATCGGCAACATGGGATAG AAATACGCATTGCCAGAATCTTCAACACATATGGCCCTCGCATGAATATTGATGATGGGCGTGTAGTTAGCAACTTTATAGCTCAAGCACTTCG GGATGAACCTTTGACGGTCCAGAACCCTGGAACTCAGACTCGCAGTTTCTGTTACGTATCTGACATG GTTGATGGCCTCATCCGTCTCATGGAAGGAGAGCACACTGGACCCATAAACATTGGAAACCCAG GTGAATTTACAATGCTTGAACTCGCAGAGACAGTGAAAGAG CTCATCAACCCACAAGTAGAGATTAAAAGGGTGGAGAACACTCCTGATGACCCAAGACAAAGGAAACCCGACATCACAAAGGCAAAAGAATTGCTGGGATGGGAGCCAAAAATAACGTTAAGGGAAGGTCTGCCTCTAATGGAGGAGGATTTCCGTCTGAGGCTTGGAGCAGCCAAAAAGAACTGA